The Oncorhynchus masou masou isolate Uvic2021 chromosome 6, UVic_Omas_1.1, whole genome shotgun sequence genome has a window encoding:
- the LOC135542058 gene encoding protein-arginine deiminase type-2-like isoform X2, whose amino-acid sequence MNVSQEQVSLTGHPNLFQHFNRIATKKPVDQMYQRTFRLDTEKTLRALYVVGTVLKVNLNRSAPPSSTYFSVKCSPNVQYRITPPPAKSGLIPTPFNGNTVLLLTMDTASQVENDSKLSVMYYGKKTEVLGKAVVHLTAFEISLDVDADRDGQVERNNPNKGSWMWGPDGHGAILLVNCDSEHTSRKSLDSEHAEVTRVSDLKDMSPMVLRTSGPAKLPEGYKLTMHISQGDAECVRVFRTRSTAGMHQTLKNLFYKSFVKDYPLVVGGEDLSKEVPCLWGNAEMNFYVEGLRFPDKDFEGLISINLSMLEPSSQGFPETPIFTDRVVFRVAPWIMTPNTLDPVEVFVCSTTDNGQFLKRMRRLVENSGCKLKICPEDMNRGDRWMQDEIEFGYIDSPHQRFPVVLDSPRDGDLQDFPYDVLLGQDFGYVTRTAYGKEVSSLDSFGNLEVSPPVTVNGKNYPLGRIIIGVAFPTATKGRNMTKVVQDFLWAQKVQEPIALYSDWLLVGHVDEFMTFVPAPDKKGFRLLLASPDASYKLFRGLQNGGHGQAKMFDGLGAEEITVDEILSDEKLKAENNYVQSCIDWNRDVLKRELGLDDDDIIDLPILFHVMENRAVAYYPDMVNMIVLGKNLGIPKPFGPKVDGRCALEAEMTSLMGGLGLSCTYIDDFASYHKLLGEVHCGSNVRREPFSFKWWNLEM is encoded by the exons ATGAATGTTTCCCAGGAGCAAGTTTCTTTGACCGGGCACCCTAATCTCTTTCAGCACTTTAATAGAATAGCCACCAAAAAGCCAGTAGACCAGATGTACCAACGGACATTTCGCCTCGACACGGAGAAAACTTTGAGGGCTCTTTACGTTGTCGGCACAGTGTTGAAAGTGAACCTGAACAG GAGTGCCCCTCCCAGCTCCACGTACTTCTCTGTGAAATGCAGCCCCAACGTGCAGTACAGGATTACCCCACCCCCAGCGAAGAGTGGACTAATCCCCACCCCTTTCAATGGGAATACAGTGCTTCTTCTCACCATGGACACTGCTAGCCAAGTGGAAAATGATAGCAAG CTATCGGTCATGTATTATGGAAAGAAGACTGAGGTGTTGGGTAAAGCTGTCGTTCACCTCACTGCTTTTG AGATCTCCCTGGATGTTGATGCTGATCGAGATGGCCAGGTGGAGAGGAACAAccccaacaag GGATCCTGGATGTGGGGGCCTGATGGCCACGGTGCCATCCTACTGGTCAACTGTgactcagaacacacctctcgGAAGAGCCTGGACAGTGAGCATGCTGAGGTCACCAGAGTCTCAG ATCTTAAAGATATGTCCCCCATGGTGCTGCGGACCAGTGGCCCTGCCAAGCTCCCAGAAGGCTACAAGCTGACCATGCACATCTCCCAGGGTGATGCAGAGTGTGTGAGGGTCTTCAGGACCAGGTCCACAGCAGGCATGCACCAAACCCTGA AAAACCTGTTTTACAAGAGCTTTGTGAAGGACTACCCACTAGTGGTGGGAGGTGAGGATCTGTCCAAGGAGGTACCTTGCCTCTGGGGAAACGCTGAGATGAACTTTTACGTTGAAGGCCTGAGGTTCCCTGACAAAGACTTTGAGGGCCTAATCAGCATCAACCTCAGCATGCTGGAGCCGAGCTCTCAG GGCTTTCCTGAGACGCCCATCTTTACAGACAGGGTAGTGTTCCGAGTGGCTCCCTGGATCATGACACCCAACACACTCGACCCTGTAGAGGTTTTTGTCTGCAG CACAACTGATAATGGCCAGTTCTTAAAGAGAATGAGGAGGCTGGTGGAGAACAGTGGGTGCAAACTGAAGATTTGCCCTGAGGATATGAACAGAGGAGACCGTTGGATGCAG GATGAGATTGAGTTTGGCTACATTGATTCTCCTCACCAACGTTTCCCTGTTGTTCTGGACTCCCCCCGAGACGGAGACCTACAGGACTTCCCTTATGATGTGCTACTG GGCCAAGACTTTGGATATGTGACTAGGACAGCATATGGCAAAGAAGTGAGCAGCCTGGACTCGTTTGGTAACCTGGAGGTTAGCCCTCCAGTCACTGTAAATGGAAAGAACTACCCTCTGGGTAGGATCATCATTGGAGTGGCCTTCCCTAC GGCTACTAAAGGCCGCAACATGACCAAAGTAGTGCAAGACTTCCTGTGGGCCCAGAAAGTCCAGGAGCCCATTGCGTTGTACTCTGATTGGCTCCTGGTTGGGCATGTGGATGAATTCATGACCTTCGTCCCAGCTCCGGACAAAAAG GGATTCCGGCTTCTGCTCGCCAGCCCCGATGCAAGCTACAAACTATTCAGGGGCTTACAGAATGGCGGGCATGGACAAGCCAAAATGTTTGATG GTCTTGGAGCAGAAGAGATTACAGTAGATGAGATTTTGAGTGATGAGAAACTCAAGGCAGAAAACAACTATGTCCAG AGCTGTATAGACTGGAACAGGGATGTCCTGAAGAGGGAGCTGGGTCTAGATGACGATGACATCATTGACCTGCCCATCCTTTTCCATGTGATGGAGAACAGGGCAGTGGCCTACTACCCAGACATG GTAAACATGATTGTGTTGGGAAAGAACCTGGGCATCCCTAAGCCATTTGGGCCCAAGGTGGATGGCCGCTGTGCCCTGGAGGCAGAGATGACCTCCCTCATGGGGGGCCTGGGACTCAGCTGCACATACATTGATGACTTTGCCTCCTACCACAAACTGCTGGGAGAGGTTCACTGTGGCTCCAATGTCCGCAGGGAACCGTTCTCCTTCAAGTGGTGGAACCTGGAGATGTGA
- the LOC135542058 gene encoding protein-arginine deiminase type-2-like isoform X1 yields the protein MNVSQEQVSLTGHPNLFQHFNRIATKKPVDQMYQRTFRLDTEKTLRALYVVGTVLKVNLNRSAPPSSTYFSVKCSPNVQYRITPPPAKSGLIPTPFNGNTVLLLTMDTASQVENDSKLSVMYYGKKTEVLGKAVVHLTAFEISLDVDADRDGQVERNNPNKGSWMWGPDGHGAILLVNCDSEHTSRKSLDSEHAEVTRVSDLKDMSPMVLRTSGPAKLPEGYKLTMHISQGDAECVRVFRTRSTAGMHQTLTENLFYKSFVKDYPLVVGGEDLSKEVPCLWGNAEMNFYVEGLRFPDKDFEGLISINLSMLEPSSQGFPETPIFTDRVVFRVAPWIMTPNTLDPVEVFVCSTTDNGQFLKRMRRLVENSGCKLKICPEDMNRGDRWMQDEIEFGYIDSPHQRFPVVLDSPRDGDLQDFPYDVLLGQDFGYVTRTAYGKEVSSLDSFGNLEVSPPVTVNGKNYPLGRIIIGVAFPTATKGRNMTKVVQDFLWAQKVQEPIALYSDWLLVGHVDEFMTFVPAPDKKGFRLLLASPDASYKLFRGLQNGGHGQAKMFDGLGAEEITVDEILSDEKLKAENNYVQSCIDWNRDVLKRELGLDDDDIIDLPILFHVMENRAVAYYPDMVNMIVLGKNLGIPKPFGPKVDGRCALEAEMTSLMGGLGLSCTYIDDFASYHKLLGEVHCGSNVRREPFSFKWWNLEM from the exons ATGAATGTTTCCCAGGAGCAAGTTTCTTTGACCGGGCACCCTAATCTCTTTCAGCACTTTAATAGAATAGCCACCAAAAAGCCAGTAGACCAGATGTACCAACGGACATTTCGCCTCGACACGGAGAAAACTTTGAGGGCTCTTTACGTTGTCGGCACAGTGTTGAAAGTGAACCTGAACAG GAGTGCCCCTCCCAGCTCCACGTACTTCTCTGTGAAATGCAGCCCCAACGTGCAGTACAGGATTACCCCACCCCCAGCGAAGAGTGGACTAATCCCCACCCCTTTCAATGGGAATACAGTGCTTCTTCTCACCATGGACACTGCTAGCCAAGTGGAAAATGATAGCAAG CTATCGGTCATGTATTATGGAAAGAAGACTGAGGTGTTGGGTAAAGCTGTCGTTCACCTCACTGCTTTTG AGATCTCCCTGGATGTTGATGCTGATCGAGATGGCCAGGTGGAGAGGAACAAccccaacaag GGATCCTGGATGTGGGGGCCTGATGGCCACGGTGCCATCCTACTGGTCAACTGTgactcagaacacacctctcgGAAGAGCCTGGACAGTGAGCATGCTGAGGTCACCAGAGTCTCAG ATCTTAAAGATATGTCCCCCATGGTGCTGCGGACCAGTGGCCCTGCCAAGCTCCCAGAAGGCTACAAGCTGACCATGCACATCTCCCAGGGTGATGCAGAGTGTGTGAGGGTCTTCAGGACCAGGTCCACAGCAGGCATGCACCAAACCCTGA CAGAAAACCTGTTTTACAAGAGCTTTGTGAAGGACTACCCACTAGTGGTGGGAGGTGAGGATCTGTCCAAGGAGGTACCTTGCCTCTGGGGAAACGCTGAGATGAACTTTTACGTTGAAGGCCTGAGGTTCCCTGACAAAGACTTTGAGGGCCTAATCAGCATCAACCTCAGCATGCTGGAGCCGAGCTCTCAG GGCTTTCCTGAGACGCCCATCTTTACAGACAGGGTAGTGTTCCGAGTGGCTCCCTGGATCATGACACCCAACACACTCGACCCTGTAGAGGTTTTTGTCTGCAG CACAACTGATAATGGCCAGTTCTTAAAGAGAATGAGGAGGCTGGTGGAGAACAGTGGGTGCAAACTGAAGATTTGCCCTGAGGATATGAACAGAGGAGACCGTTGGATGCAG GATGAGATTGAGTTTGGCTACATTGATTCTCCTCACCAACGTTTCCCTGTTGTTCTGGACTCCCCCCGAGACGGAGACCTACAGGACTTCCCTTATGATGTGCTACTG GGCCAAGACTTTGGATATGTGACTAGGACAGCATATGGCAAAGAAGTGAGCAGCCTGGACTCGTTTGGTAACCTGGAGGTTAGCCCTCCAGTCACTGTAAATGGAAAGAACTACCCTCTGGGTAGGATCATCATTGGAGTGGCCTTCCCTAC GGCTACTAAAGGCCGCAACATGACCAAAGTAGTGCAAGACTTCCTGTGGGCCCAGAAAGTCCAGGAGCCCATTGCGTTGTACTCTGATTGGCTCCTGGTTGGGCATGTGGATGAATTCATGACCTTCGTCCCAGCTCCGGACAAAAAG GGATTCCGGCTTCTGCTCGCCAGCCCCGATGCAAGCTACAAACTATTCAGGGGCTTACAGAATGGCGGGCATGGACAAGCCAAAATGTTTGATG GTCTTGGAGCAGAAGAGATTACAGTAGATGAGATTTTGAGTGATGAGAAACTCAAGGCAGAAAACAACTATGTCCAG AGCTGTATAGACTGGAACAGGGATGTCCTGAAGAGGGAGCTGGGTCTAGATGACGATGACATCATTGACCTGCCCATCCTTTTCCATGTGATGGAGAACAGGGCAGTGGCCTACTACCCAGACATG GTAAACATGATTGTGTTGGGAAAGAACCTGGGCATCCCTAAGCCATTTGGGCCCAAGGTGGATGGCCGCTGTGCCCTGGAGGCAGAGATGACCTCCCTCATGGGGGGCCTGGGACTCAGCTGCACATACATTGATGACTTTGCCTCCTACCACAAACTGCTGGGAGAGGTTCACTGTGGCTCCAATGTCCGCAGGGAACCGTTCTCCTTCAAGTGGTGGAACCTGGAGATGTGA